The following proteins are co-located in the Phycisphaerae bacterium genome:
- the preA gene encoding NAD-dependent dihydropyrimidine dehydrogenase subunit PreA, with amino-acid sequence MTPDLSITFCGVKAPNPFWLASAPPTNSAYQVRRAFEAGWGGAVWKTINHEPIVNVSSRYGAIDYDGRKVVGLNNIELITDRPLEVNLREIREVKRDFPNHALFVSLMVESKQETWHDIVKRTQDTGCDGIELNFGCPHGMSERGMGAAVGQVPEYTEMITRWCKEVAKIPVMVKLTPNITDVRGIARAAQKGGADAVSLINTINSIMGIDLNTFAPKPAVAGKGSHGGYCGPAVKPIALNMVSSIYNDPGWRTPISGIGGIQAWQDAVEFLLVGASSVQVCTAVMHYGFRIVEHMESGLKNWMREKGFRRISDFAGKAGPNICDWGDLDLGNKVVAEIAQEKCIHCGLCYIACEDGCHQSIKWEKVPEEEFVRRYGAAAASPQASGLKPQASNGNGNGTKLVNPNMSFVRSGDVEVLPGMGEGYVGVFTIKQDMCVGCNMCSLVCPVEGCITMKNVPGGMPSMTWKEYQQKLAAGEVAKIEPPQHV; translated from the coding sequence ATGACCCCCGACCTTTCCATCACCTTCTGCGGCGTGAAGGCCCCCAACCCCTTCTGGTTGGCGTCCGCGCCGCCGACCAACAGTGCGTACCAGGTTCGCCGGGCCTTTGAGGCCGGGTGGGGCGGGGCGGTGTGGAAGACGATCAACCACGAGCCGATCGTCAATGTCTCTAGCCGCTACGGCGCGATCGATTACGACGGTCGCAAGGTCGTCGGGCTCAATAACATCGAGCTGATTACTGACCGACCGCTGGAGGTGAACCTGCGGGAGATTCGCGAGGTCAAGCGGGACTTCCCGAACCACGCCCTTTTCGTCTCGCTCATGGTCGAGTCGAAGCAGGAGACGTGGCATGACATCGTCAAGCGGACGCAGGACACCGGCTGCGACGGGATCGAGCTGAACTTCGGCTGCCCGCACGGCATGAGCGAGCGCGGCATGGGCGCGGCGGTCGGGCAGGTGCCCGAGTACACGGAGATGATCACGCGCTGGTGCAAGGAGGTGGCGAAGATCCCCGTGATGGTGAAGCTCACGCCGAACATCACGGACGTTCGCGGGATCGCCCGCGCGGCGCAGAAGGGCGGGGCCGACGCGGTCAGCCTGATCAACACGATCAACTCAATCATGGGGATCGACCTCAACACGTTTGCGCCGAAGCCGGCCGTCGCGGGGAAGGGCTCGCACGGCGGCTACTGCGGCCCGGCAGTCAAGCCCATCGCGCTGAACATGGTGTCGAGCATTTACAACGATCCCGGCTGGCGGACTCCCATTAGCGGCATCGGCGGGATTCAGGCGTGGCAGGATGCGGTCGAATTTCTGCTCGTCGGGGCGTCGAGCGTGCAGGTCTGCACGGCGGTCATGCACTACGGCTTCCGCATCGTCGAGCACATGGAGAGCGGTCTGAAGAACTGGATGCGGGAGAAGGGATTCCGGCGGATCAGCGATTTCGCGGGCAAGGCGGGGCCGAATATCTGCGACTGGGGCGATCTGGACCTGGGCAATAAGGTCGTCGCGGAGATTGCGCAGGAGAAATGCATCCACTGCGGCCTGTGCTACATCGCCTGCGAAGACGGCTGCCATCAGTCGATCAAGTGGGAAAAGGTTCCGGAGGAGGAGTTCGTGCGGCGCTACGGAGCCGCCGCCGCTTCCCCTCAAGCCTCAGGTCTCAAGCCTCAAGCCTCCAATGGCAACGGCAACGGCACCAAGCTCGTCAACCCCAACATGTCCTTCGTCAGAAGCGGCGACGTCGAGGTCCTGCCCGGCATGGGCGAGGGCTACGTCGGTGTCTTCACGATCAAGCAGGATATGTGCGTCGGCTGCAACATGTGCTCGCTGGTCTGCCCGGTCGAGGGGTGCATCACGATGAAGAATGTGCCCGGCGGCATGCCGAGTATGACGTGGAAGGAATACCAGCAGAAGCTTGCGGCGGGAGAGGTGGCGAAGATCGAACCGCCACAGCATGTGTGA
- a CDS encoding SIMPL domain-containing protein (The SIMPL domain is named for its presence in mouse protein SIMPL (signalling molecule that associates with mouse pelle-like kinase). Bacterial member BP26, from Brucella, was shown to assemble into a channel-like structure, while YggE from E. coli has been associated with resistance to oxidative stress.) — MDYNIRFNFARTAAIVFAAAVVSVATSAVVASRAYVTRGEQAVRADQTIYVKGSTRKRIASNQAVWHIGVRGEHKELKEAYAILDVGIARIKKFLTDQGFKDAEISLEAINTTEFHARDAKGNETREITAYHLSRGFNVTSRDVQRIARAAGEVTQFIQEGVLVISCQPAYYYTGLPALKVDLMAEAAKDARDRADKIAGSAGCRVAEVRSAHMGVLQVTQPFSTDVSDEGTYDTETIEKDVQAVVTISFRIEPE; from the coding sequence ATGGACTACAACATTCGCTTCAACTTTGCCAGAACCGCCGCCATCGTCTTCGCCGCGGCCGTTGTCAGCGTCGCCACCAGCGCCGTCGTCGCCTCGCGGGCCTATGTCACCCGCGGGGAACAGGCCGTGCGGGCAGACCAAACGATCTACGTCAAAGGCTCGACCCGCAAGCGGATCGCCTCCAACCAGGCCGTCTGGCACATCGGCGTCCGCGGCGAGCACAAGGAATTGAAGGAGGCCTACGCCATCCTCGACGTCGGAATCGCCCGGATCAAGAAGTTCCTCACCGACCAGGGTTTCAAGGACGCCGAAATCTCCCTCGAAGCTATCAATACGACCGAGTTCCACGCCCGCGACGCCAAGGGCAACGAGACCCGCGAGATCACGGCGTACCACCTCTCGCGCGGCTTCAACGTGACCTCGCGCGACGTGCAGCGCATCGCCCGCGCCGCCGGGGAGGTCACGCAATTCATCCAGGAGGGGGTGCTCGTCATCTCCTGCCAGCCCGCCTACTACTACACCGGCCTGCCCGCCCTCAAGGTCGATCTCATGGCCGAGGCCGCCAAGGATGCCCGCGACCGGGCGGACAAGATCGCCGGCTCGGCCGGTTGCCGGGTAGCCGAGGTCCGCTCGGCGCACATGGGCGTCCTGCAGGTGACGCAGCCGTTCTCGACCGACGTAAGCGACGAGGGGACCTACGACACAGAGACGATCGAAAAGGATGTGCAGGCCGTGGTGACGATCAGCTTTCGCATCGAACCGGAGTAA
- the smc gene encoding chromosome segregation protein SMC: MILKRLTATGFKSFADKTELDFGPGITCIVGPNGCGKSNVVDAIKWVLGEQSAKSLRGKQMMDVIFNGSGTRKSLGLAQVDLTFDNSDHLLPTDQTEVVVSRRLYRSGESEYLLNKQVCRLKDVKELFMDTGVGIDAYSVIEQGRVDVLLQANPADRRLIFEEAAGISKYKVRKKEAQRRLERVNQNLLRVQDIIEENEKRLRSVKLAAGKARNYQTYSQQLRELRSTYALAEYHRLRTTEDDLSREATALSDEATRIRTDISDHETRASQANVRIIELEHETSEAEGRLLTVQSQMTGQEERIAAAQRRIADQTDLLGRSRDRLAGFEGQVAALVAKLTDQRQLAETVEAELRSVQQELSGLQQRDHASAGDLLQTQRNLEDEKAGIIDLLRRTSQLNNEIQGLNLQHESLADQKARLDERDAAIAGELTEAMSKQQQLSSRRDEVLDLIEDQSKKLEETRDRLTAVAQHRATLVDQHAAAKEYRSGLESRRQLLAEQDRRHEGLLAGAKEILDRRDAALNPSIPQSLNPSFSYVRGAVGELFEADVAHAGIVEAVLGNFEKYLVVTKRDLLLADRDQLADLSGPVRAFCLDAIPAPIAGPDLTAQDGFIARLIDWVRYPEDCSQLARYLLGRTYVVESVDDARRMAALDPAGARFITMDGLIWDDGGRVGLGPLGVGTGLISRRSELRELASQLAEVEQRITTLADGLAQSESEASHLENVLQDLRNAIFEANTQRVEVSAQLTAVDEVVANLSAERPVIASEVSVLLNRLTEMQEKEKASRANLSQLETANTEGERAVADLQSKIDALTAERQQLAESITAARVRAGELAQQRSSIATTIAEIEATRGQLQADRDQAERDVALAQDRITQSQSQMAEAQAALAALTQEHHELTARARALRDERDTLRSAVDEHASEARRLRGEQEKIEAQLHERQIKLQEVRVRREDLTARVAEELTVDLAAQYVNYQPDQEQDWPAVEAQIEELRQKIERLGNVNLDAINEQEDLENRLTFLTTQSDDLRTSERQLLALIEKLNSESQQRFLETFKAVAEHFSALFKKLFGGGRAELTLMDESDVLECGIEIMARPPGKEPQSISLLSGGEKTMTAIALLLAVFKSRPSPFVLLDEVDAALDEANNVRFNHVIQEFVRHSQFIVITHSKRTMSIGDVLYGITMQEAGVSKRVSVRFEEDRPESAVA; this comes from the coding sequence ATGATCCTCAAGCGTCTCACCGCCACCGGTTTCAAGAGCTTCGCCGACAAGACCGAGTTGGACTTCGGCCCGGGGATTACGTGCATCGTCGGGCCGAACGGCTGCGGCAAATCCAACGTCGTCGATGCCATCAAGTGGGTCCTCGGGGAGCAGTCCGCCAAAAGTCTCCGCGGCAAGCAGATGATGGACGTCATCTTCAACGGCTCGGGAACACGCAAGAGTCTCGGGCTCGCCCAGGTCGACCTGACCTTCGACAACTCCGACCACCTGCTCCCGACGGACCAAACCGAGGTCGTCGTCTCCCGGCGGCTCTACCGCTCCGGTGAGAGCGAGTACCTCCTGAACAAGCAGGTCTGCCGCCTCAAGGACGTCAAGGAACTGTTCATGGACACCGGCGTCGGCATCGACGCCTATAGCGTCATCGAGCAGGGCCGCGTGGACGTGCTGCTCCAGGCCAACCCGGCCGACCGACGGCTGATCTTTGAAGAGGCCGCGGGCATCAGCAAGTACAAGGTCCGCAAGAAAGAAGCCCAGCGGCGGCTGGAGCGCGTCAACCAGAACCTCCTCCGCGTGCAGGACATCATCGAAGAAAACGAGAAGCGCCTGCGGAGCGTCAAGCTCGCGGCCGGCAAAGCACGCAACTACCAGACCTATAGCCAGCAGCTCCGCGAGCTGCGCAGCACCTACGCGTTGGCGGAGTACCACCGGCTGCGGACGACGGAGGATGACCTGTCCCGCGAGGCAACCGCGCTTTCTGACGAGGCAACGCGCATCCGCACGGACATCTCCGACCACGAGACTAGGGCCAGCCAGGCGAACGTCCGCATCATTGAATTGGAACACGAGACATCGGAGGCCGAAGGTCGCCTGCTGACCGTCCAGTCGCAGATGACCGGCCAGGAGGAGCGGATCGCCGCCGCGCAGCGCCGCATTGCGGACCAGACCGATCTGCTCGGTCGTTCGCGCGACCGGTTGGCCGGGTTCGAGGGGCAGGTCGCCGCGCTCGTGGCCAAGCTGACAGATCAGCGGCAGCTTGCGGAGACAGTCGAGGCGGAACTGCGGAGCGTGCAACAGGAATTGTCCGGCCTGCAGCAGCGCGATCACGCCTCGGCGGGTGACCTCCTCCAGACGCAGCGCAATTTGGAAGACGAAAAGGCGGGCATCATCGACCTGCTTCGCCGCACCAGCCAGCTCAATAACGAAATCCAGGGCCTCAATCTTCAGCACGAGTCGCTCGCCGATCAGAAGGCCCGGCTGGACGAGCGTGACGCGGCCATCGCCGGCGAACTGACCGAGGCGATGTCGAAGCAGCAGCAACTATCGTCCCGTCGGGACGAAGTCCTCGACCTGATCGAGGACCAGAGCAAGAAGCTGGAGGAGACGCGCGATCGACTGACCGCCGTCGCCCAGCACCGCGCGACGCTCGTCGACCAGCACGCCGCCGCCAAAGAATACCGCAGCGGTCTCGAAAGCCGCCGCCAACTCCTCGCCGAACAGGACCGCCGCCACGAGGGCCTCCTCGCCGGAGCAAAAGAAATCCTCGACCGCCGCGACGCCGCCCTCAATCCCTCAATCCCTCAATCCCTTAATCCCTCGTTCTCCTACGTCCGCGGCGCCGTCGGCGAACTCTTCGAAGCCGACGTCGCCCACGCCGGCATCGTCGAAGCCGTCCTCGGCAACTTCGAGAAGTATCTCGTCGTCACGAAACGCGACCTGCTCCTGGCCGATCGCGATCAGCTTGCGGATCTTTCGGGACCGGTCCGTGCGTTTTGCCTCGACGCGATCCCGGCCCCGATCGCGGGCCCCGATTTGACGGCGCAAGACGGCTTCATCGCACGCCTCATTGACTGGGTGCGCTACCCCGAAGATTGTTCGCAGCTCGCCCGTTACCTCCTCGGCCGCACCTATGTGGTCGAGTCGGTGGACGACGCGCGGCGCATGGCGGCGCTCGATCCCGCCGGCGCCCGCTTCATCACGATGGATGGGCTCATCTGGGACGACGGCGGCCGCGTCGGTCTCGGCCCGCTCGGCGTCGGCACCGGCCTGATCAGCCGCCGCAGCGAACTTCGCGAACTCGCGTCACAACTCGCCGAGGTTGAGCAGCGCATCACCACGCTGGCGGACGGTCTCGCCCAAAGCGAGTCCGAGGCGAGCCACCTCGAAAACGTCTTGCAGGACCTGCGCAACGCAATCTTCGAAGCCAACACGCAGCGAGTGGAAGTTTCTGCGCAACTGACCGCGGTGGACGAAGTCGTTGCCAATCTTTCCGCCGAACGTCCCGTGATCGCATCCGAAGTTTCCGTCCTGCTCAACCGCCTGACGGAGATGCAGGAAAAGGAGAAAGCGAGCCGGGCCAACCTGTCGCAACTGGAGACTGCCAATACCGAGGGCGAGCGGGCCGTCGCGGATTTGCAGTCAAAAATCGACGCCTTGACCGCCGAACGGCAGCAACTCGCCGAGTCGATCACGGCCGCGCGGGTCCGCGCCGGCGAACTGGCACAGCAGCGTTCCTCCATTGCCACGACCATCGCCGAAATTGAGGCGACACGGGGCCAACTGCAGGCCGACCGCGATCAGGCCGAGCGCGACGTGGCGCTCGCCCAGGATCGCATCACCCAATCGCAGTCGCAGATGGCCGAGGCTCAGGCCGCGCTGGCCGCGCTGACGCAGGAACATCATGAACTGACCGCCCGCGCCAGGGCCCTTCGCGACGAACGCGATACCTTGCGATCCGCCGTGGATGAACACGCCAGCGAGGCCCGGCGGCTCCGCGGCGAGCAGGAGAAGATCGAAGCGCAGCTCCACGAGCGGCAGATCAAGTTGCAGGAAGTTCGCGTGCGGCGGGAGGACCTGACCGCCCGCGTGGCCGAGGAGCTGACGGTGGACCTCGCCGCCCAATACGTGAATTACCAGCCCGATCAAGAGCAGGATTGGCCGGCGGTCGAGGCGCAGATCGAGGAGCTTCGCCAGAAAATCGAGCGGTTGGGGAACGTCAATCTCGACGCCATCAATGAGCAGGAGGACCTGGAAAATCGGCTCACCTTCCTCACGACGCAGTCCGACGACCTGCGCACGAGCGAGCGGCAATTGCTGGCCCTGATTGAAAAGCTCAACAGCGAGTCGCAGCAGCGCTTCCTGGAGACCTTTAAGGCCGTCGCCGAGCACTTTTCCGCGCTGTTCAAGAAGCTCTTCGGCGGCGGTCGCGCCGAGTTGACGCTCATGGACGAGAGCGACGTCCTCGAGTGCGGCATCGAGATCATGGCCCGGCCGCCGGGCAAGGAGCCGCAGTCCATCAGCCTGCTCTCCGGTGGCGAGAAGACGATGACCGCGATCGCGCTGCTGCTCGCGGTCTTCAAGAGTCGCCCATCGCCGTTTGTCCTGCTCGACGAAGTGGACGCCGCGCTGGACGAGGCCAACAACGTCCGCTTCAACCACGTCATTCAGGAATTCGTGCGCCACTCGCAATTCATCGTCATCACGCACTCCAAGCGGACGATGAGCATCGGCGACGTGCTCTACGGCATCACCATGCAGGAAGCCGGCGTCTCCAAGCGTGTCAGTGTCCGCTTCGAGGAAGACCGGCCCGAGTCGGCCGTGGCGTAA
- a CDS encoding chloride channel protein has protein sequence MAGFGSILHRLPKPAARWSRLFGLGILVGVLGGLAAAGLEWALHHGTALLVGRFAHLGSPEVLRFEWGVLLLPALGGLLSGLLIRWLCPLDAKGHGTDVFIRAFHRGMGRLQLRGPLVKAVGAAGVISCGGSAGPEGPTAALGSAIGSTVGGLFHLTPRERRILLVAGCAAGVGAIFRCPLGGALFAVSVLYREPEFESEAIVPSFVSSVIAYSTFMTLWGGLGHYTYLLSGAGALGFRSMVELVPYALLGPLCGLAAILFTTSLRFVEERVVPWTRLPRWFTPAVGGLATGALACVLPQVMDGRYLFIQNAMNGFPDVGFGIGGWALLFAGVVVAKCIATACTVGSGASGGALGPSVFLGGVVGAFLGASLQAFMPETFAANPDLRRALIPVGMGGVLATTMRTPLAAMVMVMEMTGSYGLIVPLMLVCVCAYVVGGRWGLNRQQVRGIAESPAHAGDMMIHLLESWRVGDVMEPNWSPMVTPDTPLRELVAQLRPGTRPVFAVAEGQRLRGLISVTDLRRIMAEPGLAEVVIASDIMTTQLEAVLPDEDAYTALAQLARTHHDVLPVVQRGSRGRWLGMLTRERIFERVREGVARMQTLMLEEHDGLKAIESEGRLQQLVMGVAPMKKDVIQRLIVPVDAVGQSLRQSDFRRKYGAQVIAIEKPDGSIQCPPDLDAPLVTGQRLLAIVPQPDGG, from the coding sequence ATGGCCGGTTTCGGCTCCATACTCCATCGCCTCCCCAAGCCCGCCGCCCGGTGGAGCCGGCTCTTTGGTCTCGGAATCCTCGTGGGCGTACTCGGCGGACTCGCCGCCGCCGGCCTCGAATGGGCGCTGCATCACGGAACCGCGCTGCTCGTCGGCCGCTTCGCGCACCTGGGCAGTCCGGAGGTCCTTCGCTTCGAGTGGGGCGTCCTGCTGCTGCCGGCGCTCGGCGGGCTCCTTTCCGGACTCTTAATCCGATGGCTTTGTCCGCTAGACGCGAAGGGTCACGGTACCGACGTTTTCATTCGCGCGTTCCATCGCGGGATGGGTCGCTTGCAACTGCGAGGCCCGCTGGTCAAGGCGGTTGGCGCGGCTGGCGTCATCTCCTGCGGAGGATCGGCCGGCCCCGAAGGTCCCACCGCCGCCCTGGGTTCGGCGATCGGTTCCACCGTCGGCGGGCTCTTCCACCTCACTCCGCGCGAACGGCGAATCCTGCTCGTCGCCGGATGCGCCGCGGGGGTCGGAGCGATTTTCCGCTGCCCGCTCGGCGGCGCGCTCTTCGCCGTCAGCGTCCTCTACCGCGAGCCGGAATTCGAATCGGAAGCGATCGTCCCCAGCTTCGTCTCCTCCGTCATTGCCTACTCGACTTTCATGACGCTGTGGGGCGGCCTCGGCCATTACACCTACCTGCTCTCTGGCGCCGGCGCGCTCGGCTTTCGCTCCATGGTCGAACTCGTTCCCTATGCCTTGCTCGGCCCGTTGTGCGGCCTGGCCGCGATCCTCTTCACGACTTCACTCCGCTTCGTCGAGGAACGCGTCGTTCCGTGGACGCGGTTGCCCCGATGGTTCACCCCCGCGGTCGGCGGACTCGCGACCGGGGCATTGGCGTGCGTGCTTCCGCAAGTCATGGACGGCCGCTACCTGTTCATCCAAAACGCCATGAATGGGTTTCCCGACGTCGGATTCGGCATAGGCGGATGGGCGCTCTTGTTTGCCGGCGTGGTCGTGGCCAAGTGCATCGCCACGGCCTGCACCGTCGGCAGCGGCGCCTCCGGCGGCGCGCTCGGGCCGTCTGTCTTCCTGGGCGGCGTCGTCGGCGCATTTCTCGGCGCCAGCCTCCAGGCCTTCATGCCCGAAACCTTCGCCGCTAATCCCGACTTGCGCCGCGCGCTGATCCCCGTCGGCATGGGCGGCGTCCTCGCGACCACCATGCGCACGCCGCTCGCCGCCATGGTCATGGTGATGGAGATGACCGGCAGCTATGGGCTCATCGTCCCGCTCATGCTCGTCTGCGTCTGCGCCTACGTCGTGGGAGGCCGATGGGGGTTGAACCGACAGCAGGTCCGCGGTATCGCCGAGTCGCCCGCCCACGCCGGCGACATGATGATCCACTTGCTGGAATCGTGGCGGGTGGGCGACGTGATGGAACCGAATTGGTCACCGATGGTGACGCCCGATACTCCGCTCCGCGAACTCGTCGCCCAGCTTCGTCCCGGCACGCGGCCGGTCTTCGCCGTCGCGGAAGGCCAACGCCTGCGAGGTCTCATTTCGGTCACCGATCTCCGCCGCATCATGGCGGAGCCCGGCCTGGCCGAGGTGGTTATCGCGTCCGACATCATGACCACACAGTTGGAAGCCGTGCTACCGGATGAGGACGCCTACACGGCGCTCGCGCAACTCGCGCGGACCCACCACGACGTCCTGCCCGTCGTTCAGCGCGGCAGCCGCGGGCGATGGCTGGGGATGCTCACGCGCGAGCGGATCTTCGAGCGCGTCCGCGAGGGAGTCGCGCGGATGCAAACCCTGATGCTCGAAGAGCACGACGGCCTGAAGGCGATCGAGAGCGAGGGCCGGCTCCAGCAACTGGTGATGGGCGTCGCGCCGATGAAAAAAGACGTGATTCAGCGGCTCATTGTCCCCGTCGACGCCGTCGGCCAGTCCCTCCGCCAGTCGGACTTTCGCCGGAAGTACGGAGCGCAGGTCATTGCCATTGAGAAGCCGGACGGTTCGATCCAGTGTCCGCCGGATCTGGATGCGCCGCTCGTGACAGGTCAGCGGCTCCTGGCGATTGTGCCGCAACCAGACGGCGGATAG
- the murJ gene encoding murein biosynthesis integral membrane protein MurJ — protein sequence MARDSRYLWSAKLIAICTLLSRITGLARDITLNHVYGQKWVQDAFNYGFLVPNLFRRLFGEGALSAIFIPVFTETLDKEGRPAAWVLLGRVAGLMVLLLCAATILLELGILAIWQFAPGGPMRTLQLGLTAVMLPFMISICMLALLSSILNCVHHFTVPALLPIVLNLMNIVGVLVIGPMMGDALEKQIYGVALSVLAASVLQIVLIMPVLRAHGVRILWSLDHRHPDVRRIARMFLPVVLGQGVLLFNVFFDAQICTFLTRGPEQGPNFSFFGYAISYPLTEGALSAVNNAQRLYQFPLGVLAISLATAVFPLFSLYASREDYAGLRDTLGQSIRVAIFEGLPSGIMIILLAEPIVALLFEHGRFGPEATARAAWVLKWYGLGMPAFCAQHILLRGFYSLKDTLTPMWIGCSLVAVNMALSLALLWHPAIREAAFGISTSVTSTLHVLVSVWLLRRRMQGRIGARAIAKSSVKMIVGGALAGIAAWWLLRLTTAMDLAGLGRSGARAVEVFVPLVGAGLVYLMAAKVTQSDELSWILGRHKDIQALEAPTRD from the coding sequence ATGGCGCGGGACTCGCGGTACCTCTGGTCCGCCAAACTGATCGCAATCTGCACGCTGTTGTCGCGGATCACCGGACTGGCCCGCGACATCACCCTTAATCATGTATACGGTCAGAAGTGGGTACAGGACGCCTTCAACTACGGCTTCCTGGTACCCAATCTCTTTCGACGACTCTTTGGAGAAGGGGCCCTCTCGGCGATCTTTATTCCCGTTTTCACCGAAACGTTGGACAAAGAAGGGCGGCCCGCCGCCTGGGTGCTGCTCGGCCGCGTGGCCGGGTTGATGGTGCTGCTCCTGTGCGCCGCGACGATCCTGTTGGAACTCGGCATCCTGGCGATCTGGCAATTCGCCCCCGGTGGGCCGATGCGCACGCTGCAACTCGGACTGACCGCGGTCATGCTTCCGTTCATGATCTCGATCTGCATGCTCGCGCTTCTTTCGAGCATCCTGAACTGCGTGCACCACTTCACCGTTCCGGCGCTGCTCCCGATCGTACTCAATCTCATGAACATCGTCGGTGTGCTCGTGATCGGGCCGATGATGGGCGACGCCCTGGAGAAGCAGATCTATGGCGTGGCGCTGTCGGTTCTTGCCGCAAGCGTGCTGCAGATCGTCCTGATCATGCCCGTACTCCGCGCGCACGGTGTGCGAATTCTATGGTCGCTGGATCATCGGCATCCGGACGTGCGTCGGATTGCCCGCATGTTTCTCCCCGTCGTGCTGGGACAGGGTGTACTCTTATTCAATGTCTTTTTTGATGCGCAAATCTGCACCTTTCTGACGCGCGGCCCGGAGCAGGGGCCTAATTTCTCGTTCTTCGGGTATGCAATCAGCTATCCACTAACGGAAGGCGCCCTCTCTGCCGTCAACAATGCCCAACGGCTCTATCAATTCCCGCTCGGCGTACTGGCCATCTCCCTGGCCACGGCGGTCTTCCCACTCTTCAGCCTCTACGCCAGCCGCGAGGACTACGCCGGTCTCCGTGACACGCTCGGTCAGTCCATCCGCGTGGCGATTTTCGAGGGGCTGCCATCCGGAATCATGATCATACTCCTGGCCGAGCCGATTGTTGCGCTGCTCTTCGAGCACGGCCGCTTCGGACCCGAGGCGACGGCGCGGGCGGCGTGGGTGCTCAAGTGGTACGGCTTGGGAATGCCCGCGTTCTGCGCGCAGCACATCCTCCTCCGCGGGTTCTATAGTTTGAAAGACACGCTGACGCCCATGTGGATCGGTTGCAGCCTCGTCGCCGTCAATATGGCGTTGAGCCTCGCGCTCCTTTGGCACCCCGCGATACGCGAAGCGGCATTCGGAATCAGCACATCCGTAACCTCGACGCTGCACGTCTTGGTCTCTGTTTGGCTTTTGCGCCGACGGATGCAAGGCCGCATCGGCGCAAGGGCCATTGCGAAGTCATCGGTCAAGATGATCGTGGGCGGTGCGCTGGCGGGAATCGCGGCATGGTGGCTGTTGCGACTGACGACGGCGATGGACCTCGCCGGACTGGGCCGCTCCGGAGCCCGGGCGGTGGAAGTGTTCGTGCCGCTCGTCGGGGCGGGGCTGGTTTATCTCATGGCCGCGAAGGTAACGCAATCAGACGAACTCTCGTGGATCTTGGGTCGCCACAAAGACATTCAAGCTCTGGAGGCGCCAACACGTGACTGA
- a CDS encoding DUF4258 domain-containing protein, with translation MRRAVHDQTYVLTSHAVLEMRVDRLDIVDVESAVLTGTITQTFDDDPRGRRYEIVGKACDLTTDVGVVARFEGPMLIITVYAIKP, from the coding sequence ATGAGGCGGGCCGTTCATGACCAAACCTACGTCTTGACCTCACATGCCGTTCTGGAAATGCGAGTCGACCGCCTGGACATTGTCGACGTGGAATCAGCGGTACTGACGGGTACAATAACACAGACCTTTGATGACGATCCCCGGGGCCGTCGATATGAGATCGTGGGCAAGGCCTGCGACCTGACGACCGACGTGGGTGTGGTCGCTCGATTCGAGGGACCGATGCTTATCATCACGGTCTATGCGATCAAACCATGA
- a CDS encoding YgiT-type zinc finger protein, which yields MNLYDFRCEYCEGTVREQVVDREPISHHRGIVILEGVPIGVCDRCGAHYYAAPVLKRVESILSSGEPPERTLEVPLETY from the coding sequence ATGAACCTGTACGATTTTCGATGTGAATACTGCGAGGGCACCGTTCGCGAACAGGTCGTCGACCGCGAGCCGATCTCGCACCATCGGGGCATCGTGATCCTCGAAGGAGTGCCGATCGGCGTCTGCGATCGGTGCGGGGCCCACTATTACGCCGCGCCGGTTCTGAAGCGCGTCGAGTCTATCCTCTCCTCCGGCGAACCACCGGAGCGAACATTGGAAGTGCCCCTCGAAACGTACTGA